The nucleotide sequence ACCCTTGCATATTCTAATACCTGATAGATCAGAATgcagcccggggtggggggtgggggggtgcggagATTAGCATGCCTTTAAAGTTTTCTTATCCCAGGTTGGGGGATACAAATGAGAGGTGcgaaaaggaatggaaaaggagTGGTTTAGGGAGTGGTTTAGCACTGTGTGGAGGGTGCGGGGAGGCAGTGTGAGTGTGGAGGTAGTAGTAGCCTGACTTAACTGCTCTGAACTCAAGCAGCTCATTGGCAACCACATTCCGAATTTTGATTTGAGATTGAATCCCTTGCATAGGTTGTtggcagtgatttaaaaaaaattttttttgtttgtttgtttcattaacCTTGAGAAAGAGAGTTTGTGATCTAGCTGAATGCTGTTGTACCATCCCAAACAGACTGCAACAGGTGTCCTTAATGAGTTCCTTACTGTGTAGATTTCAGTGCTAGGAGACTTTGCTTTCTCTTAACCATCAGCACAGGGGCACACTAGTAATTTATGATGGGACTCCAGTCATGCCAGCCCTTCTCCATAGTCTCTAGTCAAAAGAGTacttccctactttttttttttttttttgagattttatttatttatttgacagacagagatcacaagcaggcagagaggcaggcacagagagagaggaagggaatcaggctccccattacgcagagagcccgatgctgtaATGTGggtctcaaacccaggaccctgggatcacgacctgagccaaaggcagaggcattaacccactgagccacccaggtgcccctccctacTTTTCTTTATGGTCATTTCACACCTTGTAGCCACAGTTGGAGTGTTTGTTCTTTATGAGGTCAAGACTGTGGTCTTTGAGAGTCAAAACTCACCTGAGTTAAGGGTTTTCATTCCTGTTTGTTGAAATCAGCTGCCTTTAATAATTTAGGCCAATTAATGGCATAGCCATATTCAAAACAATGTAAGTTTATAGAGTATTCATGACTGACTTATTAGTTTCTGACTTGTTTTTCCTGATTCTTTTATTAATCAGTCATGTTTATCTATTGTGGAAAAATCTTGTAAGTATAgggaagtatttaaaaacaaacaaacaaaaaacccgtGCAGGGctttttatttgaggggggacACAAGCGGGCAggggggccaagggagagggagaagtgggctccccgcagagcagggagcctgatgctccCTCGGGTTTGatctgaggactctgggatcaggacctgagctgcaggcagacgcttaaccaactgagccacccaggcgtgtgtgtgtgtgtgtgtgtgtgtgtgtgtgtgtgtgtgtgtgtgtgtgtctccctcccccccccccccccccccgccatgcaGGGTTTTTTAATTAATCTGCAGATTCAGTTGTAATCCCTAtcaattctcatttccttttttgcaGAGATCCACagtataattctaaaatttatatgaaaatgcaagggactcagaacagccaaaacagtcttgaaaaaaacaaagatggtaGACTTCAACtctcaattttaaaactttttaaaagattttatttatttatttgagagcacaagtagggtaaaggacagaggaagagcagactccccgctgaacagggagaccgtgtgggcctccatcccgtgacttcaggatcatgacctgcgccaaaggtagatgcttaaccgactgagccacccaggtgcccatgtcatttgatttttgacaaacGTGTCAAGACAGTTTATTGGAGAGAAGAGCAGTCTTTCAACAAAAGGTTTTGGAACAATTTgatatccacatgcagaagaatgaatttgaaTCTTCTCTTGCTAAAATTAGCTAaaatagacctaaatataagagctaaaagtAAAACTGTTAGAAGAATACATAGgtgtaaatctttgtgaccttggattagtCAGTGGGTCCCTAGATACGACATGAAAAGTAGAAACAGCCAAAGAAAAAATTGATTAGATGggttttatgaaagaaaaaaaaaaaagatatattaggcttcatcatatttaaaaacatttatacttCAAATAATCTTGTCAAGACAGTGAAAAAACAACCCAgagtggaaggaaatatttggaaatcatatcTCTAATAAAGGTctagtatcaaaaatatataaagagctcagggcaccggggtggcttggtgggttgagcctctgccttcggctcaggtcgtggtctcagggtcctggaatcaagccccgcatcaggctcttgctcggaggggagcctgctccccccaccccctgcccctgcctgcttctctgcctacttgtgatctctgtcaaataaatagataaaatcttaaaaaaaaatatatatatatatatataaagagctcctacaactcaataataaaaagacaacctgctataaaaaatgggcaaagcaatggaataatttttttttaagattttatttatttatttgacagagagatcacaagtaggcagagaggcaggcagaaagagagggggaagcaggctccccgctgggcagagagcctgattcagggctcatcccaggaccctgagatcatgacctgagccgaggcagaggctcaacctactgagccacccaggcgcccctgggatagATAATTCTCCAAAGAGGATATATAAGTAGACAAtcaacatgtgaaaagatgctcaccatcttTAGTCacgagggaaatgcaaataaaagccacAGTGCTACCCCCACTCAGATGACTGTCACCGGAAAGGTGGACAATGGAGagagttggtgaggatgagggaaACTGGAGCCTCGTGCAGCTCCAGACGTGGGGATGTGGagtggtgcagctgctttggaaaacagtttagcaatTTCTCAAGTGGTTAAGCGTCAAGTTACCACGTGATCCAGCAGTAGTCCTCCTAGggatatacccaagagaaatgaaaatctgtctcttcaaaaacttgtacacaaatggtCATTGCAGCCAAACAgcagaatctgttttcttttatacCAGCCCCAAAGGAGAAGCTACCCCAATGGCCCTTCACTGCTGAATGGTTAGACCACATGTGATGTGTCTGTACAATGGGATATTTTTccgtaataaaaaggaatgaagtgatACCTGTGACATGGACGATGAACCTTGAAAGTATAGGTCAAGTGGATGGAGCCAGACCTAGAAGATGACATGTTGTGATGGGAAATGCTCGGAATAgacaaatctgtagagacagttCCATTactggttgccaggggtgggggaggaggaaatagGGAGTGACCGCTGAGGGatgtggggtttcttttggggttgatgaaaatgttctgggcTTTGATCGTGATGATGCTTGTACAGCCTTGTGAATATACtcaaaaccactgaattgtaacCTTTGAAAGCAAATTTTCTGCTATGTGACTTGGatctcaattaaaagaaaagataattaacaAAATAGAAGCCATGTCCGATCCCACTGCCCAGGGACCCGCACAGCTTGCTATTGCTTACTCAGTGCCAGACAGCGCGGCCCTGTAGGCCCCCTCTCATTTAATTCCCACTGTAGCTTTGTGATCTTCTTTCAGAACCGGGGCTCCTGATGCCTCCAGAGTTCTTTCTGCTAATTCGCTGTGCCCACTTTTACGAAGAGCTGTGGGTGAAAAAGAGAGCATGCTGACTTGGCATATATACTACTTGATGAAGTGAAGTGCATTACTCACATGGTTGACGAAAGTTCACTTATGGTGTGGTTCAGTTAGCATTCAGCGCTCAAGCTTCAGGGAAAGCAAGCCCTTGAGAAATCGCATTAAGCCCCTTAAGTTTTAGTCTTTTAATACCAAGGAGcttgtgttgttcttttttctttttttctcttcagagacTGCAAGAAAGAAACAAGTAGAATTAGAACGTCCTTAAGTGGTCGTTCAGGGTGACCTGGTATAATACAGGGGTAGAAAAGCTGCTTGGATTTTGTCTTCGGAAAATGCTGCTCCTCAGAACATGCTATGGTCCATTGCTTTTCTATTAAACTAGAGAGTTGAAAGTAGAAGGCAACACCAGCGTGGAAAACTTTGTCACAGTGGTtacttttgtttgctttaataGGCGCTTAACATTTCAGAGCAACTAGTCATGGGTTCAGAGGTTTTATCCTGTCTACTCATTTTATTGATTGATCCTTACTCATGTGAGTCTGAAATGTAGTGAACTTCAGACTccttgcaaaaacaaacaaaacatggtcagtaatttttatttttaaggagagtTCAGACTTTTTAATGACTCTGACTTGAaaatacactgtattttaaaaaatcttgtatttCAGGTAGTGGTGCTCTGGCTTTATTATTTCATCATGTAATTAAAGAACATGTAttaatttccttgaaaaatgtattatttctagAAACTTATGAATAGCTTGATTCTGACAGAATTTCTCAGAGAAGTGCCTTGACCCCTGCCACATAATGGTTTCACATTGTGGTCAGATCAGACTTTCTTTTAGTAAGTATTAGCACTGAGACATAACTGtcgcagggaaatgcaaagtatcttcttttttcccccaataaagTGCTCTCAGAGatttgattttaatataataaacacTTGGACCTAGATATTGTAATGTCATCATAATTTTAATGTAGATGGAGCACGCTTGGGTTCTAAATtccttgaaggcagaaactttttGCCATTCTTGTGTAATGTCAGAGTTTATTCTTGTGCCTTgtccatggtttaaaaaaaaaagtaaaaaatatatttacaatcaCATACTTGTTGATACTATCTATACTGTTTTATAATATATCCCTGACACATACACAATTAACTGGCATGTTCTCCATTGATAATATTGTgtgtaataatttttcttaatgtttctgtctctttttagGTTGGTATTTCGTATGGCATCTTTTTTTATCAAAATTCAAGTTTCTGCGGGAACTGGTGGGAGATACAGGATCTCAGGAGGGAGATCATGAGCCGTCGGGCTCTGAGACGGAAGAAGACACTTCGTCATCTTCTCACAGGATCAGATCTGCTCGGCAAAGAAGGGCACCTGCTGATGAAGGCCACTGACCCTCGCTCTAGTCCTGTACCAATGAAGGATGAAAGGCAGTGGGGAGCCTCTGTCTTTAATGACCGGGCTATACAGTTTGgtaaaagatggaagaacatttttACTTGGATTTTAAgtccaattaaaagaaaaaaagatttctaatgTTAAGCCATATGaaaataaagggaattaaaaCCAAATCAGACCATTGCAGATTTCATCTTAAAGGTAATCTTTTGCTTTACTAGCTTTCTACCTGCATACTTACTCTCTGGCTCCCAGTTTATTACCTTGCACTGGTGTGTCTCTGGTAAACATTACATGCTTGAAAAACCGTATTTTATCGATTCTGTAAtgtatgttgtgtttttgtttttgttttcacattttaccTTATCCGAAATTGGGATGTATCTCGTAATTACTGTGAACCAGGAGAGGGTCATGATGTGATTAtcccagcctgtgtgtgtgtgaacttgcTAACAGCTAACAGCATCGTCACGGTATTGTTCGTACCAAATGTGTCAGGTTTAATTGGCATTTAAAGATGTCTTCAAAAAGATTGCACTATGATTCAGCATTGAAACGAAAAGTGATTGTGTACGCAGAAAAGCATGGAAACAGAGCCGCGGGGCGTACGTTCGGGACTAGTGAAGCAAATGTCCGGCGCTGGAGGAATGACCGCCATTCCATATTTTCTTGTAAAGCGACAACAAAATGCTTTACGGGACCCAAGAAAGGAAGATACCCACAAGTAGATGAAGCCGTACTGTGTTTTGTCAGTGAGATGCATGCACAAGGATTGCCTGTCACGTGCCAAGCAATGCGATTGAAGGCAGGAGAAATGGCCAGAACCCTGGGGGTCGACGAAACAAAGTTCAAAGCGACAAGAGGCTGGTGCGATCGGTTCCTGCGCCGAGCAGGGTTATCTTTAAGGCATCAAACATCGTTTTGCTCCAGACTTTCTGCTGACAGGAAACAGAAGACGGGGGTGGGGCACTCTTTCAAGAAACGCGGCATCCCCAGTGCGCTCAGTGACACCAAGAGTGCTTGCTGTTCTGTAGAAGAATGTGGACGTCGATGGCTGTGGTCTGAGCAGTGATTCAGAAGAGTTGGACTCAGAATATGAGGTTATAGTTATAACCTAACCACTTACTTCACACCTTCTTTATGCACAAGATTGATGTGTTAAAAATCTGCTTAAAaccatttcaataaatataaacattctaCACACTATGAGAGCATCGTGTCAGTTTCATTGCCTGTTATTTCTTAGTGATACATATGGTGCATCTTGCAGTTGATGggatcttaaataaaaaatagtttgtaaatttatttttccttgtgagGTAGCAGTTATTTATTGGGGCACTTAATCCTGCCTCTTACAATGCTGTTAAAATAGTTATCCTCTATGAGATAGTTGggttttttgggatttttttttttttttttgcaacatatTCAAGATTTTATAGCAGTGACTTAGCCTAAGAATGGTCTTCTACTTCAGGAGAGCAGGATTCGATTCTCCCTTTATGTGGGAGGGCTTCACACTCAAGGCATGTGTTGTGGAGAAGGTCCTTCTTCACAGACAATTCAGTGACGAGACCTCAGAGGTCCTGGGTAccaaggaaaacagaatgggtGCAAATGCCCACTTCACTGGAAAAGAACTTGCCAGGTACCCGTGTTTGTCTTCACTAAAACTTGGACTGAATGTTCaccagggaagagagagatggatTCAACAACCCTTCCTGTTCAGTGTTACCACTCTGCTCAAGAGTGGATTGCAAAGccaatttcttttatgaatccaagttcctttttgtgtgtgtgtttacccttttttcccttaagaacTAGCCATCACAGGACATTACCTCTATGTTATGATGGTGTATGATACCTCATACTCCATGCTGATGGTTTTGTCAACAGACCACTTGCACTCCTGAGGTATGCCTCTGCCGTCACTAGTCCTTTGGTCTTACACTGAAAGGGAATTTATAGAGCATGcacttaattttaaacatttgctGGGGAAAgatccccagctgcccagagtGGGGCATAATCtttctgtcatttccttactggatgcatttttctcttattctgtgaCTATAGGGATTAATAGAACAGTGACCCAAGTTTCAGGCATGCATTTTAGTGCTTCATACCACCTGGATATCAAATTTAAAATGGTCCTCAGAAAAATGAATGCCTAAAATCTTCTTGGTATAGGAGGCTATTTAATGAGATCTTTCATAGTCTAAAACTTGGAGCTGTGGATTCTGCTTTATAGGGGATACCTTGGATTTAGGTGATAATAGTGGTTGAAAAACCTTAAATAACAAGTGAGCTTCTGTACTATTTCAGTATTAAGGAATGATGGTTTCTCTAACCCCACATAACCTGCAAGGGTCATCATAATACTACAGATGAATCCACGGCGGGGGGGGCGGTGTATGTGTTGgtattatttattaacatttatgttTCAAGGATATCTTTTTTAGTAGAATTTAAGGAAGGAAATGTCCTGTTTAACTTGTTTGGAAAATATATCCAAAAGCATGTTAATCTCTAACACCCCAccatgttttaatttctcctcaGAGAGTCAAAAGAAAACACTGGTGCCAATATGAAAATTCTATAAATGAACTTCTTCTAAAACATGTAGTGTTCTCTTGgactccctgccaccccccccccccccagtaacACTCAACATAGTACATATTCCTATGGCCACTGAGAAAGGCAAGAGGAATAGTAACACAATTATCTGTGTGGTACagtgttttgttccttttcctagTTTAGTGCTTTTGTAACTGCTCTCAGCCAGGACTTTCCAAGTACCTTCGCAGTTTCTCAGTGAGAGACAGACTGGCCTGGGGTTAATTTTGCAGTTTGGAAAGATGCTGAGCATTAAGAGCACATACAAGTATCTGTCTTGTCAGAATGCTCACTAACGGTGATGGCCATCATCTGTGCCATCTTTTGAGGATAAATTCTAAAATCCAGGACTTTCAGCAGTGTTGTTTCATGTTCTTAACCAATTTCCCgcatctctgtctctgaaacTTTTGTAAAAATTGCCTGTATTAAACATACTGGTTTGCATCGCTCTGATTTAAACGCCAAAAAACCCTGCTAAATATTAATGTGGCACTGTTCAGTGAGGTTTTTAATATATAGGTTAAGCTAAAAATAGAATTCATCCCATGGATTTTGTAATGTTGTTTTCATGGTGGAAACATTAAATAAGTTGTTTTGGTGAATAGCTAATTCACATATGTGCTGACCCATTTCTTTAGATGATACTAGGTTTAAAAACCACTTCTAACTCTTACTTTGCGGAAAGGAGGGAATATATTTGCCGAGAGGTGGGTGAACGATATTCATGGTTTCACAAGaagttattttaaacaaaatgtgtCAAAAGATTTGAAAGtagtacatttttattgttagGAGCAACctattttgacattattttaagGCAACagtgcagtattttttaaagtctgtcttTCTTACGAGGTATGTTTTAATGTAACATGTAGCCTGTGTAACTTTAGATTTTTGACCAGTAAACTTAAAgtgcttttatatttaaagtcGACTTTAAAAAGGTAAGGTTATAGACTTTCAAGCAACTAATGgaatagtattttgttatggagTCTAGAATTAAAGCGACATGTATGGTTGGCTTTTAAAGTATCCGCTATAGCTTTTAAAGCATAAAGAATGCCATTTTATCTTACTAAGTTACATTTTCCATTTGTTAATGTGTGCTGCCTATCTTATGACTGGTGTTCGATGTTACACTCCAAGTTATTATGACCGTGTTTGATGTTACACTCCCAAGTTAATTCTGCACTTAACCATTCACCAAATACTGCTGCTGTGGTTTCTTACTGGAAACATTCTGTGCTGTGCTATGATGCATTGTCATTCAGCTGCTTGACAAATAGGTTTATAAGGAATTAGAATTGTGTGCGTTAATAGtagctttatataaaaaaatgtaaattcagaGTTAAGCAATGTGTGTAAATGATcattcactgtttttgttttggaactGGTCAGAACTATACCTAAGCTTCTGTGGTTTGTTTGATGTTTTTAACTTTCACTTTAAACTGcacagaataaattaaaatgaaaacagaagtttgGTATGTGTCATTGATGACCTATAGTAAGTATGTAAAGGTACCTGGGGCGTGAGGGGAGTTGAAGAGCAGTCATTTTTACCAGTGGTGCATCCTTCACCACTTTTCAAACTCTAAGGATCTATAAGAATTAAGACAGCAATAGTATTCCTGGTGCCATGAAAATAATTGACTTGGAACCCAAAGGACATACAGCATTGGAGCGAAATTGGTTTATGTGtggcctttggttttcttttcatactTTAGCCAACACCCTCAAGATTGTTTTGATACTCTGTTGACCTTAGTCTCACATTTTTGTTAGTATTAACCATCCGGAAGACTAAGTGACAACAATGACCAAGGGCAAAGGAAAAGATAGAGGAATGCTTTGAAAACCAGTTTGAGGTGGGAAATCATTAATTGCAGTGGCTAGGAgccaagtttttcatttttgtctagCGGTGCTTAACTGCCAAGAATGTAGAGTAGGGAAGTATGGATCTTGCCGGGGTCAGGCACTGGAAGGTAGAGACCTAGGCGGTTAAAGATTGCTGAAGAGCAATCTAACGGGCAAGGCCAGTAGAGATTGCTGGAGATTGGCTGTGGAAGCTGGACTGTAAGAGAACTCTGATCAGTAAGACACTGATAGATCGGGTGAATAGAAGAGGTAGAGATTGGAGATAAAATCAATGTGACATTTGTGTGTCATGGATAAAAGGAAGTTTGGGGTAGAGGTTAGACTTCTAGAGGTGAAGCAGTTTTCTGAGCagagtcattaaaaatatatagtccTAGAAAAGGAATCTGAACTGGGGACTCATTCTAGGGTGTATGTGGACTATCGGTATGATCACTAATGCGTGATGGCTAGAGTTGGGGTGGAGAAGAGGACCAGGCACTGGGGATCAGTTCAGACACTTGGAAGACTGATCGTGAGGTCTGGGATGTTAGATGGTCcttaaaaggaggaaaggagttcctgaaaaggaaagaagaatgatttTGGATGGCCGTGAGAATGCTTTCTCTTCATTCTGGCCCCCCTGGGAGGCCTACAGGCCAGTATGTGATGGTTATGTGCAAGTGAGTACTTCAGTTACAAAAATGATGCTGCTGATGGAGAATGTTGGGACGGGGAGGAGCgtggagggaagaaaagcagaagctTCTCTAGAAGACTTGGAGGAGTCGGGAGTTTTCCAGGTGGAGGATGAGAAGAGGATT is from Mustela erminea isolate mMusErm1 chromosome 4, mMusErm1.Pri, whole genome shotgun sequence and encodes:
- the SMIM13 gene encoding small integral membrane protein 13, yielding MWHNIGLTLVVVVATLVIVLLLMVCGWYFVWHLFLSKFKFLRELVGDTGSQEGDHEPSGSETEEDTSSSSHRIRSARQRRAPADEGH